Proteins co-encoded in one Chitinispirillum alkaliphilum genomic window:
- a CDS encoding NADPH-dependent glutamate synthase beta chain: MSKAETKKKFESRITMREQDPKIRAANFQEVPHGYSEQEAVQEAKRCLQCKKPLCVQGCPVNVKIPEFIDLIAKGDFAAAARKLKETNALPAICGRVCPQEEQCESRCILQKKGVPIAVGNLERFAADWERDHNAVKLPGKKPPNGKKVAIAGSGPAGLTCAGELIKEGFEVTIFEALHEAGGVLVYGIPEFRLPKEIVRQEIEYLKNLGVKIEKNFIIGKTATIEELLSEEGFDAVFIGSGAGLPSFMKIKGENSIGVYSANEYLTRSNLMKAYSDTPSTPVMKGKSVVTIGGGNVAMDSARTALRLGADESRIVYRRSESEMPARKAEVHHAREECIIFELLCNPTEIFSDEKGAVKGIRCIRMELGEPDATGRRRPVPIKGSEFTIDCDVVVIAIGNNPNPLIPESTPDLEVSKWGTIVADEADGRTSKKYVYAGGDIVTGAATVILAMGAGKTAAQSMIKDLLSS; the protein is encoded by the coding sequence ATGAGCAAAGCAGAAACGAAAAAGAAATTTGAATCACGCATTACTATGCGGGAGCAGGACCCAAAAATCAGAGCAGCCAATTTCCAGGAAGTACCCCACGGGTACTCTGAGCAGGAAGCTGTACAGGAGGCAAAGCGTTGCCTTCAGTGCAAAAAACCCCTGTGTGTCCAGGGCTGTCCTGTGAATGTGAAAATACCTGAATTCATTGACCTGATCGCAAAGGGTGATTTCGCTGCTGCCGCCAGAAAACTGAAAGAAACAAACGCATTGCCCGCTATATGCGGAAGAGTATGTCCTCAGGAGGAGCAGTGTGAGTCAAGGTGTATTCTTCAGAAAAAAGGGGTTCCCATTGCTGTAGGGAATCTGGAACGGTTTGCGGCTGATTGGGAGCGGGATCACAATGCTGTTAAACTGCCCGGAAAAAAACCTCCCAATGGCAAAAAGGTGGCTATTGCGGGTTCGGGACCCGCTGGTCTTACCTGTGCTGGTGAGCTGATAAAGGAAGGATTCGAGGTTACCATTTTCGAAGCCTTGCATGAAGCTGGAGGGGTGTTGGTGTATGGAATACCGGAATTCCGTTTGCCCAAAGAAATTGTAAGGCAGGAAATTGAATACCTTAAAAATCTGGGTGTGAAAATAGAGAAAAATTTTATCATCGGAAAAACTGCCACCATTGAAGAACTGCTTAGTGAAGAGGGTTTTGATGCAGTTTTCATAGGCAGTGGGGCAGGGCTGCCCTCATTTATGAAAATAAAGGGGGAAAACAGCATAGGGGTTTATTCTGCAAATGAGTATCTCACCAGAAGCAATCTGATGAAAGCCTATAGTGACACCCCCTCCACGCCGGTCATGAAGGGTAAGAGCGTGGTTACAATCGGGGGTGGAAATGTTGCCATGGATTCCGCCCGTACCGCTCTTAGGTTGGGTGCAGATGAATCGAGAATTGTCTACAGAAGAAGTGAATCTGAAATGCCGGCGCGAAAAGCTGAAGTTCATCATGCCAGGGAAGAGTGTATCATTTTTGAGCTGCTTTGCAACCCGACAGAGATCTTCTCTGATGAGAAAGGGGCAGTGAAGGGTATCAGATGTATACGCATGGAGTTGGGAGAACCTGATGCTACCGGGCGAAGAAGACCTGTACCGATTAAAGGAAGTGAATTTACAATCGATTGTGATGTGGTAGTCATTGCCATCGGGAATAATCCAAATCCATTGATCCCGGAGAGTACTCCGGATCTTGAGGTCTCAAAATGGGGTACCATCGTGGCCGATGAAGCTGATGGAAGAACTTCAAAAAAATATGTGTATGCAGGAGGCGATATCGTTACCGGGGCTGCAACAGTTATTCTGGCAATGGGAGCCGGAAAAACTGCCGCTCAGAGTATGATAAAAGATCTCCTAAGCTCTTGA
- a CDS encoding chitin deacetylase, whose amino-acid sequence MAKGSLLLLFILLGRVFGYFGGVYYSAESPGGLDPQNIPMFINLGFDDNRYADGVDWVLDELLAGRYNNQGIGNKATFDGTPMAVSFYVIGNVDLPWSEDPFNQPIPDERPVTDAFRRAYDAGMGIGNHTWTHQYNLYDLSENESIGGRPSLYMEIGTCSKYLVNIMGMPVQHIYGFRTPYLANSLDGSSFKVTRDLGILYDCTLNNSLQGSRPAEWTRADFPGRMDNGWTAWGRFPVDNFWQFPNATYPVTEGGTFSDMGFDSGPNGWPGGASATAMFNQMKWAIQYHYETNRAPIDLGLHSDYYSQEAQNTPGSGASQFTTPLNERRRALVMLLDWIEEELPDARVVTKIDAIRWLTNPVALDDLSRNDELTFSDASGSGVLANIHTITDGNGSTAEIIDPLSLGGNGTVNVTVQDPPTWRVESYAGVVYPLKKNMSEVHSVRVTYSSDLPLRLVLVQDGLGMGSYGKGLPSTNGEVRVVELPVIRDYFELPRPYQSNADLDLSAVTEVALVAQVFDTTMSGTFIPSVEFFGAGQLSDEVSVASTRRANVERTFRVESSTRSGVSISVPYSGLYNVTLYNFRGQRVTQLNQNLTTGKNLINFGNVSPGSYILRIEGRSGTHTARFMIK is encoded by the coding sequence ATGGCTAAAGGATCTTTATTGTTGCTGTTCATCTTGTTGGGTCGGGTTTTTGGGTATTTTGGTGGGGTGTACTACTCCGCAGAGAGCCCCGGTGGTTTGGATCCGCAGAATATCCCCATGTTTATCAATCTTGGGTTTGATGACAATCGTTATGCTGATGGGGTGGATTGGGTTCTGGATGAGCTTTTGGCCGGACGATACAATAATCAGGGAATTGGAAATAAGGCTACCTTTGATGGCACACCTATGGCTGTGAGTTTTTATGTCATAGGAAATGTCGATCTGCCCTGGTCTGAAGACCCCTTCAATCAACCGATTCCAGATGAGCGTCCCGTAACCGATGCTTTCAGGAGGGCCTATGATGCGGGGATGGGTATAGGGAATCACACCTGGACACATCAATACAACCTTTACGATCTTTCCGAAAATGAATCGATTGGCGGAAGACCGTCTCTTTACATGGAAATAGGCACCTGCTCAAAATATCTGGTAAATATAATGGGTATGCCCGTGCAGCATATTTATGGGTTCAGAACGCCCTATCTTGCCAATTCTCTGGACGGATCGTCATTTAAGGTTACCCGTGACTTAGGTATACTCTATGACTGCACTCTCAACAACAGCTTGCAGGGAAGTCGGCCTGCTGAGTGGACAAGAGCGGATTTCCCAGGTCGGATGGATAATGGCTGGACTGCCTGGGGCAGATTCCCGGTTGATAATTTCTGGCAGTTTCCCAATGCCACCTATCCTGTTACAGAGGGGGGGACCTTTTCTGACATGGGTTTCGACTCCGGGCCAAACGGATGGCCGGGAGGAGCAAGTGCAACTGCTATGTTCAACCAGATGAAATGGGCGATTCAGTATCATTATGAAACCAATCGTGCCCCAATAGATCTGGGCTTACACAGCGACTACTATTCTCAGGAAGCCCAGAACACACCCGGAAGCGGAGCCAGTCAATTTACCACACCCTTGAATGAGCGCCGCCGGGCTTTGGTCATGCTTCTTGATTGGATAGAGGAAGAGCTTCCTGATGCCAGAGTTGTTACCAAAATAGACGCAATTCGCTGGCTCACTAACCCTGTTGCTCTTGACGACCTGTCGAGAAATGATGAACTTACTTTCTCTGATGCAAGTGGGAGCGGCGTTTTGGCAAATATCCACACCATAACTGACGGAAACGGTTCAACAGCAGAAATAATTGATCCATTGTCACTTGGGGGTAACGGGACTGTAAATGTAACTGTACAGGATCCACCTACCTGGCGTGTGGAATCATATGCCGGTGTGGTTTACCCGCTAAAAAAGAATATGAGTGAAGTGCATTCTGTGCGTGTAACCTATAGCTCAGATCTGCCACTGAGGCTTGTTCTTGTCCAGGATGGTTTGGGAATGGGCTCTTATGGTAAGGGGCTGCCTTCAACCAATGGTGAAGTGAGAGTGGTGGAGCTGCCGGTGATCAGGGATTATTTTGAACTTCCCCGCCCTTATCAGAGCAATGCAGATCTTGATCTCTCAGCAGTTACGGAAGTTGCTCTTGTGGCTCAGGTTTTCGATACCACAATGAGTGGGACCTTCATTCCAAGCGTCGAGTTTTTCGGAGCTGGTCAGTTGAGTGATGAAGTCAGCGTGGCAAGTACAAGAAGAGCAAATGTTGAAAGAACATTCAGAGTTGAATCTTCAACAAGATCCGGTGTTTCAATATCAGTTCCTTATTCGGGCCTGTACAATGTAACACTCTATAATTTCCGTGGTCAGAGAGTGACTCAGCTCAATCAAAATCTCACCACAGGTAAGAATCTGATTAATTTTGGAAATGTTTCACCCGGCTCCTATATATTGAGAATAGAGGGGCGGAGCGGAACCCATACTGCAAGGTTTATGATCAAATAA
- a CDS encoding ferredoxin-NADP(+) reductase subunit alpha — translation MALIQNKEKLSDSVWRFRLFAPRIARKRAAGQFIILRPVENSERIPLTIADADANEGWIEIIFQAVGKTTMQLLQLNEGDSVLDLAGPLGKPTHIEKFGEVLCIGGGVGVAPLYPIISALSDAGNEVTSIIGARNRDLLILENEVSEKSKRTLVATDDGSAGTKGFVSDVFNQLISNGEQFDAAFVIGPVIMMKVTASLTVKAGIKTFVSLNPIMIDGTGMCGGCRVTVGDKIRFACVEGPEFDAAQIDWDEMVNRLGSYRKFEEKSREEHDCRLEGAK, via the coding sequence ATGGCTTTAATCCAGAATAAAGAAAAACTTTCAGATTCAGTTTGGCGTTTTCGTCTGTTTGCTCCCCGCATTGCCAGAAAAAGAGCTGCTGGGCAGTTTATTATTCTCAGGCCGGTTGAAAACAGTGAACGCATTCCTCTCACTATCGCTGATGCAGATGCAAATGAGGGCTGGATTGAAATCATTTTTCAGGCTGTGGGTAAAACTACCATGCAGTTACTGCAACTAAACGAGGGAGATTCTGTCCTGGACTTAGCTGGCCCACTTGGGAAGCCCACTCATATAGAAAAGTTCGGAGAAGTGCTCTGTATAGGCGGGGGAGTTGGTGTGGCACCCTTATATCCGATCATTTCAGCTCTGAGCGATGCAGGAAATGAGGTCACTTCAATAATTGGGGCAAGAAACAGGGACCTGCTTATCCTTGAAAATGAAGTTTCGGAAAAATCAAAACGTACACTGGTTGCCACTGATGATGGCTCCGCTGGTACAAAAGGTTTCGTTTCAGACGTTTTCAATCAACTTATAAGCAATGGTGAGCAGTTCGATGCTGCGTTTGTTATCGGGCCGGTTATAATGATGAAGGTCACCGCTTCTCTTACAGTTAAAGCGGGAATAAAAACCTTTGTATCACTCAATCCTATTATGATTGATGGTACAGGAATGTGCGGTGGGTGCAGGGTCACTGTTGGTGATAAGATCAGATTCGCCTGTGTGGAAGGGCCGGAATTTGATGCCGCTCAGATCGATTGGGATGAAATGGTGAATCGACTCGGCAGTTACAGAAAATTTGAGGAAAAATCCAGGGAAGAGCATGATTGCAGACTGGAAGGTGCAAAATGA
- a CDS encoding histidine kinase, whose translation MKQVSNISTEKQITELSGEKSQRGQIINEKKVSGIFDFNPIHSAQKSLLFIEQLINSLSAPSVVVNNRNKIIYSNHEFRNICLFDESELRCMYLSDIFTPRDTDQPLSPLHPGKTCYWEGIHNLAVKNRNQIKVKCVVNSIHKSDHYRIITIEKVCSTQAYSDAMQAGYYTDEHTVPSLSVQKQLRSEKLLQSLLTATETQCTSGETQCSLFSKCIAELVECEFVSVALIKDKRIFHISTSCKEGYLRRTELASKFCRIVIKKGHACRVSGDLKLMFSDDLKYLNNHFKSFLGVPVISSTGKLCGVICIADKNPLFVDDQILQFLKVSARIFSLKNDLNARNEQLTTINDDPTLAQITSGLAHEVRNPLNGIASLSDALQKDLGKKNKYKDYFYHIKSQTERLSHLTKQLLTLGLSIDSEKMTPNSLAKICNETIQLWKISSTHENRTVRLNAPIDEHNAIIAAQKEKLIEAFLHLLENAAQHSPGNSEIIIDIAEPGESHIIVRIVDNGSGLPLAGADRIFEPFFTTEKGRYGLGLSIVRRIIEGHKGSVAIRNHTSPRGCIVIVKLPLYN comes from the coding sequence ATGAAGCAAGTTAGCAATATATCCACTGAAAAACAAATTACAGAGCTAAGCGGGGAGAAATCTCAGAGGGGGCAGATTATAAACGAAAAAAAAGTTTCGGGCATTTTTGATTTTAACCCTATACATTCAGCTCAGAAATCTCTATTGTTTATTGAGCAGCTTATAAATTCTCTGTCTGCACCATCTGTTGTAGTTAATAACAGAAACAAAATCATATATTCCAACCATGAGTTTAGAAACATCTGCCTCTTTGACGAGTCAGAACTAAGATGCATGTACTTAAGTGACATCTTTACCCCAAGGGACACAGACCAGCCATTATCACCGCTCCACCCCGGAAAGACCTGTTATTGGGAAGGTATCCATAATCTTGCGGTGAAAAACAGAAATCAAATAAAAGTAAAGTGTGTGGTGAATTCAATCCACAAATCGGATCACTACAGAATTATAACTATTGAAAAAGTCTGCAGCACCCAAGCATATTCAGACGCAATGCAAGCAGGCTATTATACCGATGAACACACGGTTCCCTCCTTATCAGTGCAAAAACAGTTACGCTCAGAAAAACTGCTTCAGAGTTTATTAACAGCAACAGAAACCCAATGCACATCAGGGGAAACCCAGTGTTCATTGTTTTCGAAATGCATAGCAGAGCTGGTTGAGTGTGAATTCGTTTCCGTGGCTCTCATAAAGGATAAGAGGATATTCCACATTTCAACTTCCTGCAAAGAGGGATATCTCCGGAGGACAGAACTGGCATCGAAGTTCTGTAGAATAGTAATAAAAAAGGGCCATGCCTGCAGAGTTTCCGGAGATCTTAAGTTGATGTTTTCCGATGACCTCAAGTACCTGAACAACCATTTTAAAAGTTTTCTGGGAGTGCCGGTTATAAGCAGCACAGGTAAGCTCTGCGGGGTTATTTGTATTGCTGATAAGAATCCTCTTTTCGTTGATGATCAAATCCTTCAGTTCCTTAAGGTTTCAGCCCGGATCTTCTCACTTAAAAACGATCTGAATGCAAGAAACGAGCAGCTGACTACAATTAATGATGATCCAACTTTAGCCCAGATCACATCCGGCCTTGCACACGAGGTCCGTAATCCCCTCAACGGTATTGCCTCACTTTCAGACGCACTCCAGAAAGATTTAGGGAAGAAAAACAAGTACAAGGACTATTTTTACCATATCAAATCACAAACAGAACGTCTGTCCCATCTAACAAAGCAATTACTGACCCTTGGTTTGTCCATAGATTCTGAGAAGATGACTCCAAATTCTCTGGCGAAAATCTGCAACGAAACGATACAGCTATGGAAAATCTCTTCAACACATGAGAACCGAACTGTACGATTGAATGCCCCAATAGATGAGCACAACGCAATTATTGCGGCTCAAAAGGAAAAACTGATTGAAGCGTTTCTCCATCTGCTTGAAAACGCCGCACAACACAGCCCGGGGAACTCCGAAATTATAATCGATATTGCAGAACCCGGTGAATCCCACATAATCGTGCGGATTGTCGATAACGGCTCCGGACTACCTCTTGCCGGTGCGGATAGAATCTTTGAGCCATTTTTCACTACTGAGAAGGGGCGCTACGGCCTTGGTTTAAGCATTGTAAGACGCATAATCGAAGGTCACAAGGGTAGTGTAGCGATTCGCAACCACACATCGCCCCGCGGGTGCATAGTTATTGTAAAACTACCGTTGTACAACTGA
- a CDS encoding ABC transporter permease produces the protein MSIQLFLVGLYLEVVFTTNHPLINFSWILIMILVANFNIRSNSGLKSKPLFLITFTGLSISTILIVAFFILFAVGPTPFYDARYLIPISGMILGNCLRGNIVGLERYTSQIRDREEEYINFLFMGATPFEASRPIFSTSVQSALAPTVSTMATMGLVSLPGMMTGQILGGASPGTAIRYQIGVMIAIFASTTLGVFINLFLCSRHLFDNFGFVKEVYRK, from the coding sequence ATGAGCATTCAGCTCTTTCTGGTTGGGCTTTATCTGGAGGTTGTTTTTACCACCAATCATCCCTTAATCAATTTTTCATGGATTTTAATCATGATTCTTGTTGCAAATTTCAACATACGCTCCAACAGCGGATTAAAATCCAAACCCCTTTTCCTTATTACTTTTACAGGACTCTCCATAAGCACCATCCTGATAGTAGCCTTTTTCATTCTTTTTGCAGTCGGCCCTACCCCCTTTTATGATGCCCGTTATCTTATACCTATATCAGGGATGATACTTGGAAACTGTCTGAGGGGAAATATAGTGGGTCTTGAAAGATACACCTCCCAGATAAGAGATCGTGAGGAAGAGTACATTAACTTTCTTTTCATGGGTGCAACACCATTTGAGGCCTCAAGGCCAATTTTTTCCACATCCGTACAGAGCGCTCTTGCGCCTACCGTTTCTACAATGGCCACTATGGGTCTTGTTTCTCTTCCGGGGATGATGACCGGGCAGATACTTGGAGGAGCTTCCCCCGGGACAGCCATACGGTATCAGATAGGTGTGATGATTGCGATATTTGCCTCCACGACGCTTGGGGTTTTCATCAACCTTTTTTTATGCTCACGCCATCTTTTTGACAATTTTGGTTTTGTGAAAGAAGTTTATCGCAAATAG
- a CDS encoding response regulator (response regulator containing CheY-like receiver AAA-type ATPase and DNA-binding domains): MKTRKILLVDDEEATLFAYSRYLTKAGYTMQTAKCLKDAKRLTSKESFDAVLLDLKLPDGNSIDWIGELKSAHENTAIIIITGISDIPTAVKAMKLGAHNFLTKPVNMDDLNISLKKGLEFEALRKRDIIHQRLTPQQGEPYFGSSPVIEKVLQYANVAAMNHTVVLLHGETGTGKGVLARWIHDHSARKNEAFVEVNCSSLKGELLRSELFGHTKGAFTSAIKDRAGLIEVADGGTLFLDEIGDMDLEVQTQLLKTIEEKSYRRIGENKLRTSDFRLVCATNRNLMEESDSGNFRKDLYYRICIFPINIPALRERKSDLAELLKHVLTSFSYQHFPLSEDLINLLINYKWPGNIRELRNMLERALLLAQGAPLSPAHFPGLETSGSAKYDEPTPEIWNLDDLEKRHIVKALKHFGGDKYETSSALGISLSSLYRKLDKLQQHTTA; encoded by the coding sequence ATGAAAACACGCAAGATACTTTTAGTTGACGATGAAGAAGCCACACTATTTGCATATTCCCGATACCTGACCAAAGCCGGCTACACTATGCAGACAGCCAAATGCCTCAAGGATGCCAAGCGTCTTACCTCCAAGGAGAGTTTTGATGCAGTTCTTTTGGATCTCAAGCTTCCCGACGGCAATTCAATTGACTGGATAGGGGAGCTTAAAAGCGCCCACGAAAACACCGCTATAATAATTATCACCGGGATCAGCGATATCCCAACCGCCGTTAAAGCGATGAAACTCGGAGCGCACAACTTCCTTACCAAGCCGGTAAACATGGATGATCTCAACATCAGCCTCAAAAAAGGGCTCGAGTTTGAAGCCCTTCGCAAACGGGACATAATCCACCAACGTCTCACCCCCCAGCAGGGAGAACCCTATTTCGGTTCCAGCCCCGTAATAGAAAAAGTGCTTCAGTATGCAAATGTCGCAGCCATGAACCACACTGTAGTATTGCTGCATGGGGAAACCGGTACAGGCAAGGGGGTTCTTGCGCGCTGGATTCACGACCACAGTGCCAGAAAAAACGAGGCATTTGTTGAGGTTAACTGTTCAAGTCTAAAGGGAGAACTTCTCAGAAGTGAGCTTTTCGGGCACACCAAAGGCGCTTTCACTTCGGCCATTAAAGACCGTGCCGGATTGATTGAGGTTGCAGATGGAGGAACGCTGTTTTTGGATGAAATAGGAGATATGGATCTGGAAGTGCAAACTCAGCTCCTTAAAACGATTGAGGAAAAATCCTATAGAAGAATAGGTGAAAACAAACTCCGCACAAGCGATTTCAGACTGGTATGTGCAACCAACCGCAACCTCATGGAGGAATCAGACAGCGGAAACTTCAGAAAAGACCTCTATTACAGGATATGCATTTTTCCAATTAATATTCCGGCTTTAAGGGAGAGAAAAAGCGATCTTGCAGAGCTTTTAAAGCATGTTCTCACAAGCTTCAGCTATCAGCACTTTCCGCTCTCAGAGGATCTGATCAATTTGCTCATAAACTATAAATGGCCCGGTAACATAAGAGAATTGCGCAATATGCTTGAGCGGGCACTTCTCCTGGCACAGGGCGCACCACTGAGCCCTGCACATTTCCCTGGCCTGGAAACATCCGGCAGTGCAAAATACGATGAACCCACGCCGGAAATATGGAATCTGGATGATCTTGAGAAACGCCACATTGTCAAAGCACTTAAGCACTTTGGAGGAGATAAGTATGAAACAAGCTCAGCTCTGGGCATATCACTCTCTTCATTGTACAGAAAACTGGATAAATTACAACAGCATACAACGGCATGA
- a CDS encoding Transcriptional regulator, PadR family: MQRSLFLGFIKLHILHHADEGKVYGFELLRELSSHGYTLSPGTLYPILHRMLREGYLSRATEKTNGKLRKCYYITPDGQLALKEGREKARELLGEIDNTAD; the protein is encoded by the coding sequence GTGCAGAGGTCACTTTTTCTCGGTTTTATCAAGCTTCACATCCTCCACCACGCAGACGAGGGGAAAGTGTATGGGTTTGAACTGCTGAGGGAACTTTCCTCCCATGGCTACACCCTCAGCCCCGGCACCCTCTACCCGATCCTTCACCGGATGCTTCGCGAGGGATACCTGAGCAGGGCTACGGAAAAAACCAACGGCAAACTCCGCAAATGTTACTATATAACCCCTGACGGGCAGCTGGCGCTCAAAGAGGGCAGAGAAAAAGCGAGGGAACTCCTTGGAGAAATTGACAATACCGCTGATTGA
- a CDS encoding S-adenosylmethionine synthetase has product MRRFFTSESVSQGHPDKVCDQISDAILDAMLAQDSESRVACETLVTTGLVVVAGEITSKAVVDVQEIVRKTIREIGYNSTELGFDADSCGILLSLHQQSPDISQGVTQGEGLYKEQGAGDQGIMFGYACNETETYMPMGIYYAHRLMEELVVQRESGKIPYLRPDSKSQVSVEYDDLTPKRIDTVVISTQHDPDVDHATIQKDMAEVVKKVIPAELLDSETVYHINPTGRFVVGGPHGDSGVTGRKIIVDTYGGYGAHGGGAFSGKDPSKVDRSAAYAARWVAKNIVAAGLATHCEIQLSYAIGVAKPLSIHVDTYGTGKLSELQICEIICELFDLTPSGIIERLNLKRPIYRETARNGHFGRELPDFTWEKTDMAEAIKKAAKL; this is encoded by the coding sequence ATGCGTCGTTTTTTTACTTCAGAAAGTGTGTCTCAGGGGCATCCGGACAAGGTCTGTGACCAGATCTCAGATGCTATCCTTGATGCAATGCTGGCACAGGATTCAGAATCACGTGTAGCCTGTGAAACATTAGTTACCACAGGGCTGGTTGTTGTTGCCGGAGAGATCACAAGCAAGGCTGTTGTTGACGTGCAGGAGATTGTGAGAAAAACTATCCGGGAGATCGGTTATAACAGTACAGAGCTTGGTTTTGATGCTGATAGCTGCGGAATCCTTCTCTCCCTTCACCAGCAGTCCCCGGATATTTCCCAGGGTGTAACACAGGGCGAAGGGCTTTATAAGGAGCAGGGAGCCGGAGATCAGGGTATAATGTTCGGGTATGCATGTAATGAAACCGAAACCTATATGCCTATGGGTATATACTACGCCCACCGCCTGATGGAGGAACTGGTTGTACAGCGTGAAAGTGGTAAAATCCCCTACTTAAGACCCGATTCCAAATCCCAGGTCAGTGTTGAATATGATGATCTTACCCCAAAAAGAATCGACACTGTGGTTATTTCAACTCAGCATGACCCCGATGTCGATCATGCTACCATACAAAAGGATATGGCCGAGGTAGTTAAAAAGGTTATCCCTGCAGAACTTCTCGACTCTGAAACCGTCTATCACATCAATCCGACCGGCCGTTTTGTGGTCGGTGGTCCTCACGGAGATTCCGGCGTTACTGGGCGGAAAATAATAGTGGATACATATGGAGGCTACGGTGCCCATGGCGGAGGAGCATTTTCCGGGAAAGATCCTTCTAAGGTTGACAGAAGTGCGGCCTATGCTGCCCGCTGGGTGGCTAAAAACATAGTGGCAGCAGGTCTGGCTACACATTGTGAAATTCAGCTTAGTTATGCTATTGGTGTGGCAAAACCACTCTCTATTCATGTGGATACATACGGAACCGGCAAGCTTTCTGAATTGCAAATATGTGAAATAATCTGTGAATTGTTTGACCTTACTCCTTCCGGTATTATTGAGCGCCTTAACCTAAAGAGACCTATCTACAGGGAAACTGCCCGCAATGGTCATTTCGGAAGAGAGTTGCCAGATTTCACATGGGAAAAAACCGATATGGCAGAAGCAATAAAAAAAGCAGCAAAACTTTGA
- a CDS encoding ABC transporter ATP-binding protein has product MTIPLIEFRNVTVFGREGNPILKNISFTVDAGEKVLIFGPSGSGKSTILFTLMGRHRPASGEVLFNNRPLTPKLAKSLRTQITYIPQTAAPGAESVKESLLLPFSFAANRDLTPSREKIEQVLTAVNLRGEILNRKTSALSGGEKQRLAIARALLLERDLFLIDEPASALDEKNESDLLRLLLRMEKTLVVITHNSGWKRSFDKVLEIENGERANLYERRGDGG; this is encoded by the coding sequence TTGACAATACCGCTGATTGAGTTCAGAAATGTCACAGTTTTTGGCAGGGAAGGGAACCCGATACTGAAAAACATATCCTTCACTGTAGACGCAGGTGAAAAGGTACTCATTTTCGGACCTTCAGGATCGGGCAAATCCACTATACTATTTACATTGATGGGCAGACACAGGCCTGCCTCAGGAGAGGTCCTTTTCAATAATCGTCCACTCACCCCCAAACTGGCAAAATCCCTCAGAACCCAAATTACCTACATTCCCCAGACAGCTGCTCCGGGAGCAGAATCAGTCAAAGAAAGCCTGCTTTTACCATTTTCTTTTGCGGCAAACAGAGATCTTACTCCCTCACGGGAAAAAATTGAACAGGTGCTCACAGCGGTGAATCTGAGAGGAGAAATTTTAAACAGAAAAACCTCCGCACTCTCAGGGGGCGAGAAGCAGAGACTTGCAATCGCACGTGCACTGCTTTTGGAAAGAGATCTTTTCCTTATCGATGAGCCCGCTTCGGCATTGGATGAGAAAAACGAATCAGATTTGCTCAGGTTACTTTTGAGGATGGAAAAAACCCTTGTAGTTATCACCCACAACTCAGGCTGGAAGAGATCGTTTGACAAGGTTTTGGAGATCGAGAACGGGGAAAGAGCCAATCTGTATGAGAGAAGGGGGGATGGGGGCTGA